A single region of the Lathamus discolor isolate bLatDis1 chromosome 13, bLatDis1.hap1, whole genome shotgun sequence genome encodes:
- the CEP131 gene encoding centrosomal protein of 131 kDa isoform X3, which produces MGEPGVGSAAFVCALILLARGQAGAGSEQCEPVRTPPGLGSGLSGEWERGGRRLSRLEAVPAPGAAAGSAGLGARPAPSLLRLCFASRAPCSCWSMKSARSSCSSQGAGAAGVELSLTGFPAPMARRPGSASPAKHMARSISVTADGKAKRNAPEDAGSRAMNNLRRSNSTTQVNQRVNSARSSEQAGDLPTFLEGSSGGRRKGSSPSKTGPEKSTTWNILDDQPRAFPGPSGARGIEPPAGMRRKEATMLLAANFTANNRSNKGAMGNCVTTMVHNNYSTTEKGPAPKSSNQAPSSLNNVVKATSNEDGESSFVKSQKNFSSNNIMTRNNNSSSSSLPRRKEVTEEEAERFIEQVNLAAVTIQRWYRRHSQRHRAAAAALGRLLASQRQERQQHMEEGNILDLQQRKDEERRKIREEKARLARRAAIQELHQKRAQKALDAKCLAEEELALVKESRRVPKKKAAKPASARNVSPASSVTKANNAGANFHPGAAEPEESGPADLGSVPSQHPGAEEKLQDVSSRELGGDDLETVTAASRSQSKVTLNELLDTLRLLEEEPELLPPPKLFKKDRYAWIDGEPSSNSLTADNLEKFGKLNHSPGVPEDGALLSEAKLQSIISFLDEMEKSEQERPRSAASAMQREGLLSEEDLAHLEQASAVATEVTSSIMRLKLEVEEKKRAISLLQTALAQQRELTVQHVKQTEKELGHQLRLQREQYEAAIQRHLAFIDQLIEDKKVLSEKCEAVVAELKQVDQKYSKKITQMQEQHELVWRTLGPFSQEIKKLKELMSATEKIRREKWIDEKTKKIKEITVKGLEPEIQKLIAKHKQDIRKLKMLHEAELLQSDQRAAQRYGRQAEELRGLLEREKEEESLRERERARQRCEQQLEQEEQALQQQRRRLYAEVAEEKERLSQQAARQRAEVEELRQQLEASSSALTRALKEEYAKEKEEQERRHQAEVKELKDRLEVEKQAWEASYVKKEEAWLLSRERELREEVKKERDKEIELVIRRLEADTSLAKEECERAAENRIKRIRDKYEVELQELERSERKLQERCNELKGRLAELEGDSIRLQGLLKHKEQEVEEIRKMRDELAQERGSLAEVIRQEFTDRLAGMEEENKRLKAEMAEMRTRQRLELDRLEQEKDKELEEVHRRVKTAVLRKEESVSTLRRQYEAAVQRATRLEALLEQQRKQLLTPN; this is translated from the exons ATGGGGGAGCCCGGGGTGGGCAGCGCGGCTTTTGTCTGTGCACTCATCCTGCTGGCCCGGGGACAGGCGGGTGCTGGCTCAGAGCAGTGCGAGCCCGTCAGGACCCCCCCAGGCCTGGGCTCGGGGCTCTCTGGCGAGTGGGAACGCGGAGGGAGGCGTTTGTCCCGTTTGGAAGCGGTCCCAGCGCCCGGTGCTGCAGCGGGGAGCGCGGGGCTGGGCGCTCGGCCCGCGCCTTCACTCCTGCGTCTGTGCTTTGCTTCCAGGGCTCCTTGTTCCTGCTGGAGCATGAAGAGCGCCCGCAGCAGCTGCTCCTCGCAGGgcgctggggctgcaggtgTGGAGCTGAGCCTCACCGGCTTCCCCGCGCCCATGGCGCGGCGCCCCGGCAGCGCGTCCCCTGCCAAGCACATGGCGCGCTCCATCTCGGTCACTGCCGACGGCAAAGCCAAGAGGAACGCTCCG GAAGATGCAGGGTCCCGGGCGATGAACAACCTCCGGAGGTCCAACAGCACCACGCAGGTGAACCAGCGGGTGAACAGCGCGCGCAG CTCCGAGCAGGCAGGGGACCTCCCGACCTTCCTCGAGGGCAGTTCTGGGGGCAGAAGGAAAGGGTCGAGCCCGAGCAAAACCGGCCCGGAGAAGAGCACCACGTGGAACATCTTG GATGATCAACCACGAGCGTTCCCAGGCCCCTCCGGAGCCCGCGGCATTGAGCCACCCGCGGGCATGAGGAGGAAAGAGGCCACCATGCTCCTGGCAGCCAACTTCACTGCAAACAACAG GAGCAACAAGGGCGCGATGGGCAACTGTGTCACCACCATGGTGCACAACAACTACTCCACCACTGAGAAGGGCCCTGCGCCCAAGAGCTCCAACCAGGCACCCAGCTCCCTCAA CAATGTTGTCAAAGCGACCTCCAACGAGGATGGCGAAAGCAGCTTCGTGAAGTCGCAGAAGAATTTCTCCAGCAACAACATCATGACCCGgaacaacaacagcagcagcagcagcctgccccGGAGGAAGGAGGTGAccgaggaggaggcagagag gtTCATCGAGCAGGTGAACCTGGCCGCTGTCACCATCCAGCGCTGGTACCGGCGCCACTCGCAGCGGCACAGGGCGGCAGCCGCGGCGCTGGGGCGGTTGCTGGCTTCCCAAAGGCAG gaaaggcagcagcacatggaggaAGGGAATATCCTGgatctgcagcagaggaaggacgAGGAGCGCCGCAAGATCCGAGAGGAGAAGGCGCGCCTGGCCCGACGCGCTGCCATCCAG gagctgcaccaGAAAAGGGCCCAAAAGGCTTTGGATGCAAAGTGCTTGGCAGAAGAAGAGCTTGCTCTGGTGAAGGAGAGCAGAAGGGTACCAAAGAAGAAGGCAGCCAAGCCTGCTTCTGCAAGGAACGTCAGCCCCGCCAGCAGCGTCACCAAAGCCAACAATGCTG GGGCCAATTTCcatccaggagctgcagagccagaaGAAAGTGGCCCCGCAGACCTTGGCTCTGTGCCCTCGCAGCACCCAGGGGcagaggagaagctgcag GATGTGAGCTCCAGGGAGCTGGGTGGTGATGACCTGGAGACGGTGACTGCTGCCAGCAGGTCTCAGTCCAAAGTCACTCTCAATGAGCTGCTGGACACGCTCAGGCTGTTGGAGGAAGAGCCCGAGCTGCTGCCCCCACCGAAGCTCTTCAAGAAGGACAGATACGCCTGGATAGACGGG GAGCCCAGCTCCAATTCCCTGACTGCGGATAACCTGGAGAAGTTTGGGAAGCTGAACCACTCCCCGGGGGTCCCCGAGGACGGGGCCCTGCTCTCGGAGGCCAAGCTCCAAAGCATCATCAGCTTCCTGGATGAGATGGAGAAGTCGGAGCAGGAGAGGCCCAGGTCGGCCGCCTCGGCCATGCAGCGGGAG GGTCTCCTCTCGGAGGAGGATCTGGCTCACTTGGAGCAGGCGTCGGCTGTTGCCACAGAGGTCACCAGCTCCATCATGAGGCTGAAGCTGGAAGTGGAGGAGAAGAAGCGAGCCATCAGCCTGCTGCAGACCGCGCTG GCTCAGCAGAGGGAACTGACTGTCCAGCACGTCAAACAGACCGAGAAGGAGCTTGGCCACCAGCTTAGGCTGCAGAGGGAACAGTATGAGGCAGCTATCCAGAGGCATCTGGCCTTCATCGACCAG CTCATTGAAGATAAGAAGGTGCTGAGTGAGAAGTGCGAGGCCGTGGTAGCTGAGCTGAAACAAGTGGACCAGAAGTACAGCAAGAAGATCACCCAGATGCAGGAGCAGCACGAGCTG gTCTGGCGCACTTTGGGCCCCTTTTCCCAG GAGATTAAGAAGCTGAAGGAGCTGATGAGCGCAACCGAGAAGATCAGGCGGGAGAAGTGGATTGAcgagaaaaccaaaaagatcAAAGAAATCACTGTGAAAG GGCTGGAGCCGGAGATCCAGAAGCTCATCGCCAAGCACAAGCAGGACATCAGGAAGCTGAAGATGCTGCACGAGGCCGAGCTGCTGCAGTCGGACCAGCGGGCGGCCCAGCGCTACGGCCggcaggcagaggagctgcgGGGCCTGCTGGAgcgggagaaggaggaggagagcctGCGGGAGCGGGAGCGGGCCCGGCAGAG gtgtgagcagcagctggagcaggaggagcaggccctgcagcagcagcggcgcCGGCTCTATGCAGAGGTGGCTGAGGAGAAGGAGCGGCTCAGCCAGCAAGCGGCCAG gcagagagcagaggtggAGGAGCTGCGgcagcagctggaggccagCAGCTCGGCCCTCACCAGGGCGCTGAAGGAGGAGTATGCcaaggagaaggaggagcaggagcggCGGCACCAG GCCGAAGTGAAGGAGCTGAAGGACCGGCTGGAGGTCGAGAAGCAGGCCTGGGAGGCGAGCTACGTGAAGAAGGAG GAAGCCTGGCTGCTCTCCCGGGAGCGGGAGCTGCGGGAGGAGGTGAAAAAGGAGAGGGACAAAGAGATCGAGCTGGTGATCCGGCGCCTGGAGGCCGACACGTCCTTGGCCAAGGAGGAGTGCGAGAGGGCGGCAGAGAACCG GATCAAGAGGATCCGAGACAAGTACGAGGTGGAGCTCCAGGAGCTGGAGAGATCCGAACGGAAGCTGCAGGAGCGCTGCAATGAGCTGAAGGGGCggctggcagagctggaggggGACAGCATCcggctgcaggggctgctgaAGCACAaggagcaggaggtggaggAGATCCGCAAG ATGAGGGACGAGCTGGCCCAGGAGCGGGGCAGCCTGGCCGAGGTGATCCGGCAGGAATTCACCGACAGGCTCGcggggatggaggaggagaacAAGCGGCTCAAGGCGGAGATGGCGGAGATGAGAACGCGGCAGCGCCTGgagctggacaggctggagcaggagaaggacAAAGAGCTGGAGGAGGTTCACAGGAG GGTGAAGACAGCGGTgctgaggaaggaggagagcGTGAGCACCCTTCGGCGGCAGTATGAG GCGGCCGTGCAGCGAGCCACGCGCCTGGAAgccctcctggagcagcagcgCAAGCAGCTCCTGACCCCCAACTGA
- the CEP131 gene encoding centrosomal protein of 131 kDa isoform X4, whose translation MGEPGVGSAAFVCALILLARGQAGAGSEQCEPVRTPPGLGSGLSGEWERGGRRLSRLEAVPAPGAAAGSAGLGARPAPSLLRLCFASRAPCSCWSMKSARSSCSSQGAGAAGVELSLTGFPAPMARRPGSASPAKHMARSISVTADGKAKRNAPEDAGSRAMNNLRRSNSTTQVNQRVNSARSSEQAGDLPTFLEGSSGGRRKGSSPSKTGPEKSTTWNILDDQPRAFPGPSGARGIEPPAGMRRKEATMLLAANFTANNRSNKGAMGNCVTTMVHNNYSTTEKGPAPKSSNQAPSSLNNVVKATSNEDGESSFVKSQKNFSSNNIMTRNNNSSSSSLPRRKEVTEEEAERFIEQVNLAAVTIQRWYRRHSQRHRAAAAALGRLLASQRQERQQHMEEGNILDLQQRKDEERRKIREEKARLARRAAIQELHQKRAQKALDAKCLAEEELALVKESRRVPKKKAAKPASARNVSPASSVTKANNAGANFHPGAAEPEESGPADLGSVPSQHPGAEEKLQDVSSRELGGDDLETVTAASRSQSKVTLNELLDTLRLLEEEPELLPPPKLFKKDRYAWIDGPSPRCSFGAVSARQEPSSNSLTADNLEKFGKLNHSPGVPEDGALLSEAKLQSIISFLDEMEKSEQERPRSAASAMQREGLLSEEDLAHLEQASAVATEVTSSIMRLKLEVEEKKRAISLLQTALAQQRELTVQHVKQTEKELGHQLRLQREQYEAAIQRHLAFIDQLIEDKKVLSEKCEAVVAELKQVDQKYSKKITQMQEQHELVWRTLGPFSQEIKKLKELMSATEKIRREKWIDEKTKKIKEITVKGLEPEIQKLIAKHKQDIRKLKMLHEAELLQSDQRAAQRYGRQAEELRGLLEREKEEESLRERERARQRCEQQLEQEEQALQQQRRRLYAEVAEEKERLSQQAARQRAEVEELRQQLEASSSALTRALKEEYAKEKEEQERRHQAEVKELKDRLEVEKQAWEASYVKKEEAWLLSRERELREEVKKERDKEIELVIRRLEADTSLAKEECERAAENRIKRIRDKYEVELQELERSERKLQERCNELKGRLAELEGDSIRLQGLLKHKEQEVEEIRKMRDELAQERGSLAEVIRQEFTDRLAGMEEENKRLKAEMAEMRTRQRLELDRLEQEKDKELEEVHRSLAKVGTKPGALGAVGKSPPMRQQPWP comes from the exons ATGGGGGAGCCCGGGGTGGGCAGCGCGGCTTTTGTCTGTGCACTCATCCTGCTGGCCCGGGGACAGGCGGGTGCTGGCTCAGAGCAGTGCGAGCCCGTCAGGACCCCCCCAGGCCTGGGCTCGGGGCTCTCTGGCGAGTGGGAACGCGGAGGGAGGCGTTTGTCCCGTTTGGAAGCGGTCCCAGCGCCCGGTGCTGCAGCGGGGAGCGCGGGGCTGGGCGCTCGGCCCGCGCCTTCACTCCTGCGTCTGTGCTTTGCTTCCAGGGCTCCTTGTTCCTGCTGGAGCATGAAGAGCGCCCGCAGCAGCTGCTCCTCGCAGGgcgctggggctgcaggtgTGGAGCTGAGCCTCACCGGCTTCCCCGCGCCCATGGCGCGGCGCCCCGGCAGCGCGTCCCCTGCCAAGCACATGGCGCGCTCCATCTCGGTCACTGCCGACGGCAAAGCCAAGAGGAACGCTCCG GAAGATGCAGGGTCCCGGGCGATGAACAACCTCCGGAGGTCCAACAGCACCACGCAGGTGAACCAGCGGGTGAACAGCGCGCGCAG CTCCGAGCAGGCAGGGGACCTCCCGACCTTCCTCGAGGGCAGTTCTGGGGGCAGAAGGAAAGGGTCGAGCCCGAGCAAAACCGGCCCGGAGAAGAGCACCACGTGGAACATCTTG GATGATCAACCACGAGCGTTCCCAGGCCCCTCCGGAGCCCGCGGCATTGAGCCACCCGCGGGCATGAGGAGGAAAGAGGCCACCATGCTCCTGGCAGCCAACTTCACTGCAAACAACAG GAGCAACAAGGGCGCGATGGGCAACTGTGTCACCACCATGGTGCACAACAACTACTCCACCACTGAGAAGGGCCCTGCGCCCAAGAGCTCCAACCAGGCACCCAGCTCCCTCAA CAATGTTGTCAAAGCGACCTCCAACGAGGATGGCGAAAGCAGCTTCGTGAAGTCGCAGAAGAATTTCTCCAGCAACAACATCATGACCCGgaacaacaacagcagcagcagcagcctgccccGGAGGAAGGAGGTGAccgaggaggaggcagagag gtTCATCGAGCAGGTGAACCTGGCCGCTGTCACCATCCAGCGCTGGTACCGGCGCCACTCGCAGCGGCACAGGGCGGCAGCCGCGGCGCTGGGGCGGTTGCTGGCTTCCCAAAGGCAG gaaaggcagcagcacatggaggaAGGGAATATCCTGgatctgcagcagaggaaggacgAGGAGCGCCGCAAGATCCGAGAGGAGAAGGCGCGCCTGGCCCGACGCGCTGCCATCCAG gagctgcaccaGAAAAGGGCCCAAAAGGCTTTGGATGCAAAGTGCTTGGCAGAAGAAGAGCTTGCTCTGGTGAAGGAGAGCAGAAGGGTACCAAAGAAGAAGGCAGCCAAGCCTGCTTCTGCAAGGAACGTCAGCCCCGCCAGCAGCGTCACCAAAGCCAACAATGCTG GGGCCAATTTCcatccaggagctgcagagccagaaGAAAGTGGCCCCGCAGACCTTGGCTCTGTGCCCTCGCAGCACCCAGGGGcagaggagaagctgcag GATGTGAGCTCCAGGGAGCTGGGTGGTGATGACCTGGAGACGGTGACTGCTGCCAGCAGGTCTCAGTCCAAAGTCACTCTCAATGAGCTGCTGGACACGCTCAGGCTGTTGGAGGAAGAGCCCGAGCTGCTGCCCCCACCGAAGCTCTTCAAGAAGGACAGATACGCCTGGATAGACGGG CCTTCCCCCAGGTGCTCATTCGGAGCTGTGTCTGCCCGGCAGGAGCCCAGCTCCAATTCCCTGACTGCGGATAACCTGGAGAAGTTTGGGAAGCTGAACCACTCCCCGGGGGTCCCCGAGGACGGGGCCCTGCTCTCGGAGGCCAAGCTCCAAAGCATCATCAGCTTCCTGGATGAGATGGAGAAGTCGGAGCAGGAGAGGCCCAGGTCGGCCGCCTCGGCCATGCAGCGGGAG GGTCTCCTCTCGGAGGAGGATCTGGCTCACTTGGAGCAGGCGTCGGCTGTTGCCACAGAGGTCACCAGCTCCATCATGAGGCTGAAGCTGGAAGTGGAGGAGAAGAAGCGAGCCATCAGCCTGCTGCAGACCGCGCTG GCTCAGCAGAGGGAACTGACTGTCCAGCACGTCAAACAGACCGAGAAGGAGCTTGGCCACCAGCTTAGGCTGCAGAGGGAACAGTATGAGGCAGCTATCCAGAGGCATCTGGCCTTCATCGACCAG CTCATTGAAGATAAGAAGGTGCTGAGTGAGAAGTGCGAGGCCGTGGTAGCTGAGCTGAAACAAGTGGACCAGAAGTACAGCAAGAAGATCACCCAGATGCAGGAGCAGCACGAGCTG gTCTGGCGCACTTTGGGCCCCTTTTCCCAG GAGATTAAGAAGCTGAAGGAGCTGATGAGCGCAACCGAGAAGATCAGGCGGGAGAAGTGGATTGAcgagaaaaccaaaaagatcAAAGAAATCACTGTGAAAG GGCTGGAGCCGGAGATCCAGAAGCTCATCGCCAAGCACAAGCAGGACATCAGGAAGCTGAAGATGCTGCACGAGGCCGAGCTGCTGCAGTCGGACCAGCGGGCGGCCCAGCGCTACGGCCggcaggcagaggagctgcgGGGCCTGCTGGAgcgggagaaggaggaggagagcctGCGGGAGCGGGAGCGGGCCCGGCAGAG gtgtgagcagcagctggagcaggaggagcaggccctgcagcagcagcggcgcCGGCTCTATGCAGAGGTGGCTGAGGAGAAGGAGCGGCTCAGCCAGCAAGCGGCCAG gcagagagcagaggtggAGGAGCTGCGgcagcagctggaggccagCAGCTCGGCCCTCACCAGGGCGCTGAAGGAGGAGTATGCcaaggagaaggaggagcaggagcggCGGCACCAG GCCGAAGTGAAGGAGCTGAAGGACCGGCTGGAGGTCGAGAAGCAGGCCTGGGAGGCGAGCTACGTGAAGAAGGAG GAAGCCTGGCTGCTCTCCCGGGAGCGGGAGCTGCGGGAGGAGGTGAAAAAGGAGAGGGACAAAGAGATCGAGCTGGTGATCCGGCGCCTGGAGGCCGACACGTCCTTGGCCAAGGAGGAGTGCGAGAGGGCGGCAGAGAACCG GATCAAGAGGATCCGAGACAAGTACGAGGTGGAGCTCCAGGAGCTGGAGAGATCCGAACGGAAGCTGCAGGAGCGCTGCAATGAGCTGAAGGGGCggctggcagagctggaggggGACAGCATCcggctgcaggggctgctgaAGCACAaggagcaggaggtggaggAGATCCGCAAG ATGAGGGACGAGCTGGCCCAGGAGCGGGGCAGCCTGGCCGAGGTGATCCGGCAGGAATTCACCGACAGGCTCGcggggatggaggaggagaacAAGCGGCTCAAGGCGGAGATGGCGGAGATGAGAACGCGGCAGCGCCTGgagctggacaggctggagcaggagaaggacAAAGAGCTGGAGGAGGTTCACAGGAG CCTGGCAAAGGTTGGAACAAAGCCTGGTGCTCTGGGAGCTGTGGGGAAGAGTCCACCCATGAGGCAGCAACCGTGGCCttga